The Leptospira paudalimensis region CAACTCGTGCATGAACTGTTCGAGATCCAGGATCAACTTTTTCGCCAATGTGTTCTAATTTTCCATAAAAGTTTAAGTCAGGATAAGCATTCAATATTACATCTGCAGATATTCCTTCTGATAAATATTTTAAATCATTTTCATATATTTTTGCTTGGAACCAAAGATTGGTAAGATTGGCAATGGTAGTTAGAATTTGATTCCCTGCCACAATCGAACCTGGAACTGCATTTCTCGATAAAGCTAGTCCAGACCTTGGAGAATAAACAATGTATTGTCCCGTGGAACTATTATCGATGTTTATACCGTTCGCACGTAAATTTTCTTCTGCTGAATTTTTCTCGGATTCAATCACTCGTAAATTTGCTTCTGCATCAATTTGTTCTTGTTTAGCCGCTAAATTCATTTTTACAAGAGAGCTTATTCTTGTTAAGTTTTGTTCAGCTGCGTTGTACTTAGATTTTGCAACGAGATAAGTAGATCTAAGTTTTGCAAGTTCTGGAGAATCGATGGTTGCTAGTTTCTGCCCTTTTTGAATGGTATCTCCTTCAACAAAATACACACTTGTGACTCTACCTGAAATTCTAGCTGGAACATCCATGATGTCATCTGGCACGGCTTCCGTTTCGCCAATCAGTTCAATATTTGTGTGAATTTTTTTTAGAGAAACTAATTCGAATTCAATCGAAATAGCATCTCGTTGTTCTTTTGTTATATGAAGAATATTTTTGTTTGTGGTAATTTCTGGAGCAATAGGTTTGATTCGGCTAGATTGCCAAAAATAAATAACACCGATTAAAAGTAAGATAGAAAAAAGGATGATTTTAAAATTAATTTTCATGGTCGAACTTCCATTGTATTTGTTGGTAATCCAAGCACTCGTATCAACTCAATTTGAGATACTTCGTATTCTGATTTGGTGCTTAAATAATTTAGTTTAGTTTGTAATAAGATTCTTTGTTGGTTGATTGCATCGATGATTTTAATTTTACCGAATCTGATTGCTTCTTGTAGATTGTTTAGATCGGATTCCGCTCTTTCTAGTTTGTTTTCATCATAAAGTTTTACTTCATCGTCTAGTGTGATGAAATTCGTAAGTGCAAACAATACTTCTTGTTTGATATTTCTAGATACAGATTCTTTTAATTCTTTTGAGCTATCAATCTTGGAGGATGAAATGATCGATTCACCCTCATAATCTCGCCAGACAATCAGAGGTATCGTTAGCATTCCACCTAAGACTCGTTCATTAAACCCATCGTTTTGTGCAAAAGCTCCCAAACTCACATTTGGAATTTTTTGTTTTCTAACTTCGTTATGTCGGAGTAACGCTAATTCGATTTCTTTTTCCGTTAGAAAAATTTCTGGTCTATATTGGTACGCTATCTTCACTAACTCTGATTTGTCTTTTGGTAAATCGTTAGGTAGTTTCCATTGGAAAACTTTTAATTGTGTTAACTCAAATGGAAAACCAAGCAAAACTTCCAATTCAGATTTTGCATTTTCATATTGCCTTTGAGATAAATTCCAAATTTTATAAATACGAATTTCTTCAGCTTCTGATAAGGATTCATCAATTCCAGGTGAAAGTCCTTCGTTGATTCTAGCTTTTGAAACTTTTTTAAGTTCCTTTACTAAATTCAAACTATATAAACTGTTTTCCTTTTCCAAAAAAAGGTATCGAAATCGTGTTAGTTTTTTTAAGGCATCGAACTCTAAGGAACGTTTAACGGACTCTAAACGATATACTTGCGCTCTAAATTCTTCATCGGCGATTTTGATGGCGATTTCTCTTTTACCATTGGTGTAAATTTCCTGATTTACCATAACTTGAAAGTTATTAGCAATTGTAAGTGTGGATCCTATGATTGGTCCCGCTGTGTCTCCCTTTCTGTTTGCCACATAACCAGAAAAAGTTGGATTCGATGGAAAATAATAAGAAGCGATTTTTTTCCTTCCAGAAATTTCCTTTAGTTTAATCTCCTCGATTCGATAATCAGGATGGCGATTGACGATACAAAAACTCAATTCTAACATTGAGTTTTGATTCTGACATGAGTTCCCAAGGTTTTCCTGGGATTCGATTTTTGAATTAAAAATTGTAGGCATCAACAGTAATATTGAAAGCCACTTCAATTTAAAATTATTTGAAATTGAAAAATAAAACATGGAACCTCCCACGTAGATAACGCAAGTAAACGGATGTGCGATAGAACTAGGTGATATGTTGTCTCGGAGGTCTAAAAAGATAAGAAAGTGAAGAGAATTTAGGAATAGGAAATTCTTTTAATTCAAAATAAACTTTATGTAAATTGATTAAAATATGCGAAAGATATAAATTCCAGGTGATCGAAACAATGGAATTGCAAGGGCACGAAAAACAAACATGTTCAGAATGTTCAACATCATCTCCAAGATCGTGACCTGGATCAATGCCGAGTGTATGGTCTAAAAAAGCATAGGGACATCCACTTTCTGGAGTTCCCAAAGATCCACAATTCACCTCATTGTCGACAATCCTTTGGTACATAAAATTGGCAGAAAACATCAATACAAAACAAAATAGGAAACTTTGTTTGAACGCATTCTTTTGCCAATTGAAAGGTTTCATACAATTATTGAAAGTTTGGAATCTCCTTTGCAGTTTGCAATAACTTATCCACGATTTCTGGAACACAGAGGGGAGAGACGTGACTCGAATCTGTATACAAACGACAATTTGTATTCCCTCTATTCAGAGATATACGACGAATATTTTTAGAATTTTTCTCAATTAAAGCTTCGGAAATCGTATCGAATAATTTTCCACCAGTGATCGAATTTCTACGTTC contains the following coding sequences:
- a CDS encoding TolC family protein, which translates into the protein MLELSFCIVNRHPDYRIEEIKLKEISGRKKIASYYFPSNPTFSGYVANRKGDTAGPIIGSTLTIANNFQVMVNQEIYTNGKREIAIKIADEEFRAQVYRLESVKRSLEFDALKKLTRFRYLFLEKENSLYSLNLVKELKKVSKARINEGLSPGIDESLSEAEEIRIYKIWNLSQRQYENAKSELEVLLGFPFELTQLKVFQWKLPNDLPKDKSELVKIAYQYRPEIFLTEKEIELALLRHNEVRKQKIPNVSLGAFAQNDGFNERVLGGMLTIPLIVWRDYEGESIISSSKIDSSKELKESVSRNIKQEVLFALTNFITLDDEVKLYDENKLERAESDLNNLQEAIRFGKIKIIDAINQQRILLQTKLNYLSTKSEYEVSQIELIRVLGLPTNTMEVRP
- a CDS encoding efflux RND transporter periplasmic adaptor subunit, which codes for MKINFKIILFSILLLIGVIYFWQSSRIKPIAPEITTNKNILHITKEQRDAISIEFELVSLKKIHTNIELIGETEAVPDDIMDVPARISGRVTSVYFVEGDTIQKGQKLATIDSPELAKLRSTYLVAKSKYNAAEQNLTRISSLVKMNLAAKQEQIDAEANLRVIESEKNSAEENLRANGINIDNSSTGQYIVYSPRSGLALSRNAVPGSIVAGNQILTTIANLTNLWFQAKIYENDLKYLSEGISADVILNAYPDLNFYGKLEHIGEKVDPGSRTVHARVVFKNQNKKAKIGLFGRAILSVNERTGIQIPEIAIQSYQDSKFVFIETKPETYQWLEVSTGSTNDKMVEVISGLREGDKVVTKGSFELKAILFKDTFGGGE